The Kiritimatiellaceae bacterium genome includes the window CCCTTTGCGATGTTATTCTCAAAACGCTAATAGCCAACAACTAATAACCAAAAACTTCTCCTCGGCACACTGTCTGCTTTAACCTGAGACGGATTTCGAATGTAAACTGAAAGGATCAAAACTATGACAACTGCATCAAAAGTTTTAGGAATCGACCTCGGAACGACTAATTCCTGTATGGCGATTATGGAAGGTGGCGAACCCACCGTTATTCCAAACGCTGAAGGCGGGCGGACAACCCCGTCGGTCGTGGCATTCACCAAGGACGGCGATCGGCTCGTCGGTCAGGCGGCAAAACGCCAGGCCGTTACCAACCCGAAGAACACCATCTTTTCGGTGAAGCGTTTCATGGGCCGAAATTACGCGGAAGTCGCCCACGAAATCGAACTGGTGCCCTATCAAGTCGTCAAAGCTTCCAACGGCGACGCGCACATTAAGATTGGCGACAAGACCTACGCGCCGCCGGAAATCTCCGCGATGATTCTTCAGAAAATGAAGACCGACGCGGAAGCTTACCTCGGCGAAAAAATTACGCAGGCGGTTATCACCGTTCCGGCTTACTTCAACGACCGTCAGCGGCAGGCCACCAAAGACGCCGGCAAGATTGCCGGGCTCGAAGTGCTGCGTATCGTCAATGAACCGACCGCCGCCTCGCTGGCGTACGGCCTCGACAAAAAGCATGACGAAAAAATCGCCATCTACGACCTCGGCGGCGGAACGTTCGATATTTCCGTGCTTGATATCGGCGACGGCGTGTTCGAAGTGGCCGCCACCAATGGCGACGGACACCTTGGCGGCGACGACTTCGACCAGAAAGTCATGGATTGGCTGGTTCAGGAATTTAAAAAAGAACAAGGAGTCGATCTTTCCAAAGATCCGATGGCTCAGCAGCGCCTCAAAGAAGCGGCGGAAAAGGCCAAGTGCGAACTTTCCAGTTCGAACTCCACCGACATTAATCTGCCGTTTATCACGGCGGACGCCAGCGGCCCGAAGCATCTGAACGTCACTCTTTCCCGGGCCAAACTGGAGCAGCTGGTGGACGATCTGATCGCCCGCGCCGAAGGCCCGGTCAAAACCTGTATGCAGGACGCCAAACTGACCAAC containing:
- the dnaK gene encoding molecular chaperone DnaK — protein: MTTASKVLGIDLGTTNSCMAIMEGGEPTVIPNAEGGRTTPSVVAFTKDGDRLVGQAAKRQAVTNPKNTIFSVKRFMGRNYAEVAHEIELVPYQVVKASNGDAHIKIGDKTYAPPEISAMILQKMKTDAEAYLGEKITQAVITVPAYFNDRQRQATKDAGKIAGLEVLRIVNEPTAASLAYGLDKKHDEKIAIYDLGGGTFDISVLDIGDGVFEVAATNGDGHLGGDDFDQKVMDWLVQEFKKEQGVDLSKDPMAQQRLKEAAEKAKCELSSSNSTDINLPFITADASGPKHLNVTLSRAKLEQLVDDLIARAEGPVKTCMQDAKLTNSQIDEVILVGGSTRMPKVQSSVKALFGGKEPHKGVNPDEVVAVGAAIQGGIMKGEVKDVLLLDVTPLTLGIETLGGVRTPLIERNTTIPTKKSEIFSTAADSQPAVDIHVLQGERKMAKDNKTLGHFQLDGIPSAPRGVPQIEVTFDIDANGILNVKAKDLGTGKEQHITITSSSGLSKDEVEKMMKDAEMHAAEDEKAKERVDLRNQADGTVFQTEKFLKENGDKISADNKAAVEAAIEPVKEALKSDNDEQIKSTMEKLNEAMQAAATEMYSKAQSEAQTQQQQPGGEQPKGEKQADGDVIDADYKMDDDKKK